CTTCCGGGAGTCTGGCCTTCAGGTGTGGAGCTCTTCCTCAGCAGCCAGGCCCACTCGCCGGATGGACTCGCGGTACTTGCTTCGGCCCAGCTCCAGGATGGCCTGCACCTCTTCTGCCACATCCCGGCGGTCGCTCTGCTCCAGAGCCTCCAGCAGCTGCTGAATGCTGCCCGGATGCCCAATCTGCCGTTCAGCCCAGGAGAAGAGCATGTTTCGAACCTGCCCATCGAGGTCATCCCTGTGGACGGTCAAGTCCCCAGTTCTGGCCTTGAGTGACCCTTCCTGTTTCCTCCTCCCTCGACCCCAAAAGCCAAGGCCAGGAAGCTAGAGCAGAAGGGAGGCACAGCAGGGGCCACCTGCTCCTGGAGGGAGAAGGGATCCAGGACTCTGGCCTCcccaggaggaggaggtggcCCTGCCCCTTGGCACCTCCCCTTACCTGTGTGCATACTGAATGCGCTGCACCTCTGGGTAGGAGAGGCCCAGGTGCAGGGCCACACTTTGCCAGTCTGGGCCCAGCCTTCTGGCTACCGTCACGAGGTTGCTCTGAGTCAGGAAGCCGCTCTCAGCATCACCCAGGTTCAGGGAGGCCAGGGTCAGCCCCTTCAGGGGACCCTGCCCTTCTTCCCGGGGCAGCCTCTGTCCAACATTCAGCAAAGGGCAGGAGTGACCCTCTCACTGGGCAGCTGCTTGTGGGTGCCCCTTCCCTCCCCAGCCTGCCCCCAGGACGACCCGGATTCAAATTCAGCCAGACGCCAAGTAGCTGTGTGGCTAGGGGCAGGGCATTTAACCCGTCTGCTCATTTCCTTAAACGTAAAGTGGGGGGGATCAAAGGAGAGCATTCGTAAAGCctttagtgcagtgcctggcatgcAGCAGGCACTCAAGACATGCtgatctccttcctttcttcctccaatCCCGAGGAGTCCAGGGAGCTTGAATGTGGGagcctgaccccccccccccccccccgctcacaggcagcttgatgGGCAGGGTGGCAAGCCACAGGGCATCCGGGCCCTTCCGCCTCCGCACAGCCTCCTCGGGTACGGCGTCGGGCACTGCCCCTCGGTAAAAGGACACCTGAGGGGGCAGCAGAGGCGCAGGGTCAGCAGGCGGCCTCGGCTGGGTGCTGTGATCTGCATGGGGAAGGGGCCCTGGCAGCACACCTGGCCCTTCACGGCCTGCGTCTTCCTGTCCACCGTGGACGTCACGTAAACCTCCTTCACGTTCTTAAGGTGAGAGTAGAAGACGAAGGCGATCCTTCCGGCCACACAGTCTGGGCGATCTGGGGGGAGGGACCAGAGGAACAAAACTCGCTCTCTGAGCCCTCtgcaagagtcaggaagactggccGAGCCTGGCCTCTAATGCTCAAAGCACGCGAGCACCCGTCGGCCTGCCCAAACCGGATGCGGGCAGGGTATAGAGGGGGCTGCCTGGCCTTGGGCCAGggggacccgagttcaaattctgctctgGACCCTTGGGAAGCCACTCTGGGTTCCTGGCGTGCAGCGCTGAAGGCTGTTTCTGGGTGCCAGGCCAGGCCCAAGACTGACCACGATCCCCGCACACCCTGCCTGAGCCCAGCTTCcaggaaagcagaaggaaggcCCACGTGGAGTCGGCTTCAGGCGAGGGTCCAGGGCGAGGGGGGCGtgcagggagggagaggagaaagccGCGGGccgggagagaaagaagggaaactgGGGACTCCGCGCCTGCTTAGGGCACGGCAGGAGGGAGGCCCGGGCAGTGGCGGCATCAGCCCGGAGCTCTGCCTGCTTGCCGTGGCCGGGGGGCCTTTCTTGTGAAGGGGCGAAGCTTGCTGCTGCCCATCCGTCTGGGGCCTCCGTGGGCGGCGTCCAAGGGGCGGAGGATGGGAGGGGAACCTGCTGCAGACCACCGAGGCGGCAGGAAGAAGCAGAATCTGGGAGAGCGGCAAGCGGGCCCCTGCGGGCCAGTGACTCGTCCCGGCAGCTTCATCCTGCAAAAGGCGGGGGAGCCGCCGGATCCTCCCCAGAGCGATGCTGCCCCCCGGAAGGAACCTCGCGGGGGGCGGCCCTCCCTTACGTGGTCTGGGGAGGCGCGGGCCGCCTGGCCTCTGAAGGGCCCGACAGCAAAGGACACAAAGCAGCGAACGCAGTCACCGGCCATCCCCACGCAGCGACGGCATGAGGGTGGGGCGGGGGCCCCCAAGAACGAAAGTCACATGACACACGGGCACCGCCCAAGGGCCGAGGACCGCAGGGGCGGCCCGTCCCCAGGGCGCTCGATGGTCTCTGGAGGTTACCTCGTGGCCTCCTGTGCCGGGGCACAGAGGAAGCCGTCGGCGAGGCCCTCCGTGAGCCGGGCCTTGCGGGGACCCCTGGAGGAGGCGGCCTCACCTGGGCACCAAGCACAAGCTGGAGAGGGCAGGGAAGCCCGGGCTAGTTCCGGGGCCCAATTCTGCCCCCACGCCACGGTGTCGCGGGCACGACGGAAGATGGGCTGCCCGTCAGCCTCCGCTCCACAGCCGCTGGGGAATGGCCACAGCCACACAGGGTCCCTGTCCAGGGCGCCTGCTGGGGGTGCCCCTAGCCCAGCCCTCTGCCGGCACCGCCTCGGGGTCCCCCTCCTCAGGGGCCCGTACCAGCCTCGACGGCGATGCCCTGCTCGAAGGCGGCGAAGAAGCGTTCACCCTCGAAGAGCTCCACGGTGTCGGAGGGCTCCGGGCCTCGGTAGCGCGGCTGCAGCCTTTTCAGGGTGGGCTCcacctgggggaggggaggggggaggggcactCAGGCTCCGCAGGCCCCGCCCCGCGGCCCCGCCCGGCCGGCCTCTCACCTTCCTTCCCGGCAGACACTGCAGCAGCACCTGCTCCGGGTCTCGCCGCCTCTGCAGGGCGATGAAGTTCACGCGGTAGAGGCGCAGCCGGTCGTAGACCTTGCGGGCCAGGCCCTCCACGCAGCTCTTGGTGGTGTACCAGAGCCAGTACCTGAGGCCAGGGGGGGTCGGGTCACAGCGGCCCGCAGCGGGCAGGGTCTCCCCGGGGCCGCCCCAGCCCACCCCTGACTGACCAGGAGAAGTGCGTGACCTGGAAGCGGGCATACAGGTAGGTGAGGTCCAGGGCCACCTGGGCGGTGATGTCACTCCACGCGGGCACGCCAGGGTCCCCGTGGAGCAGGTGTAGACGGGCACGGTCCAGGCTCAGGCCTGGAGGCAAGAAGGGAGAGGAAGCGGGGGCCCTGGCGTCCGCCCACGGTGCCCCCCCGCTCCCTGGGGCCCGGGTCTCACCGGTGATGCCCGGCGGCAGGGGCAGCTGGACGGTGACGGGGCCGAGGAAGCTGTGGGGGCTGTCCTGGGACAGGCAGAGCAGGGGGCTGACGGCATCCTCGACGTCGTCCCCCAGAGCCCAGGCCGCCACCCTCACCACCTGCAGACGGAGCCACAGAGGGGGCGTGGGCGTCCGGGCCTCCCCCCGGCCCGCCGGCCCCCGCCGGCCCGCGTCCGGCGTACCTGCATTCGGACGTGCCGCGGCTCGGCGGTGACCCCCGCCGGGAAGATGACTTTGACCCCGGGGTCTCCTGAGGAGCAGAGGAGCGCCCCCTCCCGGGGCACGGAGCAGCTGTCTTCCGCGGGCCGGGCCACCACCAGGAACCAGGAGAAGTGAGGCACTCGGCAGCTGGCCCACAGGCGCTGAGGGGCGGCCGGCCGGGTCAGGACCAGCCAGAGCCTCCCCCAGCCCAGAGCCCCCCGCCCCGGCCCCCGGCCCCCACCTTGGGCTCGTCTTCCTTCTCCAAGCGGGTGTCCAGGTCCTTCCAGGTCCGGCCGCTCAGGGTCCTGACCACCACTTGGCAGCCGAGCCGGGCACGAGGGGGCACAAAAGGCAGCCACAGGTGCACCTCCTGCGACGGCACAGAGCCCTCACCACCTCCCCCGCGTTCTCTGCAGGTCGGGGGCCCACGACGACCCCCCAGGCTCCCCAACCCGTCATCGCCCCGGCCCGGCCCCAAACCTGCTGGAAGGGGGTCCCGTGGGGCTGCAGCTCCAGGACGGCGCTGAGCAGGGCATCGTGGGGGCCCAGCCTGACCAGGCGGGGCTCCGGGGGCAGCTGCTGGTAGCGGACGGTGGTGGGGGCGGTGGTGGCGCCCGGCGGGAAGAGCATCCGGACCCCACAGGCCAGGGCCACAGAGCAGCCGCAGGAAGTGACCGTGAAACTGTGCAGCCGGTCAAGAAAGGGCGGCATGAAGGGGGGCAGGAGCGCCCCCTCCCCGCCCGCCCGCCCTCCTCCCGTTGCCGCCCTCCCCACCTGTCCGCATCCGAGGCCAGCAGGACTCTGGGCACTTCGGGGGCCGGGGCTTCCCCTGCAGCCAGAAGGGGAGGCTGTGAGAGAGGTGACGGggctccccccccccgccctctcGGCACCGGTCCCCACCTGAGGGGGCTGCGGGGATGGGCTCGGGCACCCCCAAGGGGTTGCCCTGCAGCCGCACAAAGGGGGCCTCCTGGATCTCCGGGGGCACGTCCCGAAGTCTGTTGTCTCTCAGGTCCAGCCGGCTAAGGAGCGGGAGGCGGGCGAGGCCCGGGGGGACGGACACCAAGAGGTTGCTGTGTACCAGGAGCAGCCGCAGGGACCGGAGGCTGGCTGGGGGGCAGCAGGGGGCTGGTCGGGGGAGCAGAAAGCCTGCCTTCCCCGAGCCCCCACTCACCCAGCAGGTCCGTTCAGAGCCCGCGCCCCTCCCCctgccagcccccccccccccccccccggggtgGTGCACTCAGGGAAGAATGGAGGGCTCACGTGGGACTGGGAGGTGCAGGGGCGGGAGGAATGACCCAGGAGACCTtcctggaggaggaggggagctaGCTCCAAGGGCCACAAGTGGGAGGAGGACTGGCCATGGCATGAGCCCGGCCTGACTCCTGGAGATTGGGGGCCCCGGAAGGGCCCTCACCCAGGGAGTCCGGGAGGCTCTGGAGGAGGTTGGAGGCCAGACTGAGCTCCGTGAGGCCGCTCAGGGCCCCGATCTCTTCGGGCACCGATTCCAGGAGGTTCTCAGACAGGTCCAGGCGCTGCAGGGCACTCAGCCTGGCCACGCCTGCTGGCAGTGCCCGCAGGCAGTTGCTGGAGACTGAGAGGAAGGTGAGGGCCTGAAGGGCCCCCAGGGCCTCGGGGAGCCCCTCCAGCAGGTTGTGGCTGAGCAGGAGGGCTTGCAGAGCCCGCATCTCCGGGATACAGGCTGGCAGCACCCTGAGGCTGTTGAAACTGAGATCCAGGTGGACCAGGTGGGCCAAGGCACTGAGACTGGGGGGCAGAGTGGTCAGGGCGCCCCGGAGGCATGAGCCCCCATCGTCACGGAGGTGCCCGCCTGTAGGGGGCAGAGATGGGGCCCGAGGTCATGCCAGGGAGAGGGAGGCGCCCCAGAGGCAGGAaaggcagcccccccccccaggcagtAGCTGCACGCGACGCTCCCAGCTCACCTTTGAGGACCAGCGAGCGGAGGTGCCGCAGCCGGGGGAGCAGTGCCAGGGCGGCCCCCACCTGCTCCTCATGGCAGTTGAGCCGGAGGAACTGGACCCTCTGCAGGTTGGCAGCTGCCCCCTCCTGTCCCAGCAGGCGCAGGAGGAGGCCACAGCCCCCCGGGTACAGGTCCAGATTGAGCCTGCTGCTGGCCAGAAGGGAGCCCAGGgccggggctggggctggggctggggcggCGGCGGCTGTGGCGGCAGAGGCTGGGTCCTCagcatcttctttctcttcctcctcctcctcctccttccccagagCCCCCAGCTGATGTCTGGTGGCCCGGGCATGTTCTGGCGTGCCGGGAAGGCGGGCGGAGGCACAGCTGGGCGGCTCCAGGGAGATGGCTGTttgggaggagacaagaagtgagaggagcagagacGGAGACAAAGAAGGCAAGAATGAGGGAGCCCataggacagagacagagacagagacagagagagagagagagggagagagagatggagagagagagagagagagacagagagagagagagagagagagagacagagagagagagagagagacagagacagagagagagagtcagagacagagagagacagagagagagagagagggagagagagacggagagagagagagagacagagagagagagagagacagagagagagagagaaagagacagacagacagagagagagacagagagagagacagatggaggcagagagagacagagagagagagagatggagagagagagacagacagagagacagatggaggcagagagagacagagagagagagagat
This DNA window, taken from Monodelphis domestica isolate mMonDom1 chromosome 6, mMonDom1.pri, whole genome shotgun sequence, encodes the following:
- the PIDD1 gene encoding p53-induced death domain-containing protein 1; protein product: MSLREEAQHSRLFRLGAVTSFVVAQWDAGLNHRRRNSGGGRPIAPRNNRGGCTDPGKAWKAEGSFPHPRTRSRPLWTGLSEGRGGVELWAGSGGGGGGCSRSGETQGTPPETPSRCPTPAISLEPPSCASARLPGTPEHARATRHQLGALGKEEEEEEEKEDAEDPASAATAAAAPAPAPAPALGSLLASSRLNLDLYPGGCGLLLRLLGQEGAAANLQRVQFLRLNCHEEQVGAALALLPRLRHLRSLVLKGGHLRDDGGSCLRGALTTLPPSLSALAHLVHLDLSFNSLRVLPACIPEMRALQALLLSHNLLEGLPEALGALQALTFLSVSSNCLRALPAGVARLSALQRLDLSENLLESVPEEIGALSGLTELSLASNLLQSLPDSLASLRSLRLLLVHSNLLVSVPPGLARLPLLSRLDLRDNRLRDVPPEIQEAPFVRLQGNPLGVPEPIPAAPSGEAPAPEVPRVLLASDADSFTVTSCGCSVALACGVRMLFPPGATTAPTTVRYQQLPPEPRLVRLGPHDALLSAVLELQPHGTPFQQEVHLWLPFVPPRARLGCQVVVRTLSGRTWKDLDTRLEKEDEPKRLWASCRVPHFSWFLVVARPAEDSCSVPREGALLCSSGDPGVKVIFPAGVTAEPRHVRMQVVRVAAWALGDDVEDAVSPLLCLSQDSPHSFLGPVTVQLPLPPGITGLSLDRARLHLLHGDPGVPAWSDITAQVALDLTYLYARFQVTHFSWYWLWYTTKSCVEGLARKVYDRLRLYRVNFIALQRRRDPEQVLLQCLPGRKVEPTLKRLQPRYRGPEPSDTVELFEGERFFAAFEQGIAVEADRPDCVAGRIAFVFYSHLKNVKEVYVTSTVDRKTQAVKGQVSFYRGAVPDAVPEEAVRRRKGPDALWLATLPIKLPRLPREEGQGPLKGLTLASLNLGDAESGFLTQSNLVTVARRLGPDWQSVALHLGLSYPEVQRIQYAHRDDLDGQVRNMLFSWAERQIGHPGSIQQLLEALEQSDRRDVAEEVQAILELGRSKYRESIRRVGLAAEEELHT